From Eriocheir sinensis breed Jianghai 21 unplaced genomic scaffold, ASM2467909v1 Scaffold934, whole genome shotgun sequence, one genomic window encodes:
- the LOC126994951 gene encoding uncharacterized protein LOC126994951, with product MEEVFAVMNLQQQQPHAAAATLHADDVDDQIMGQAALEVEAMDNTSQAEAVDNTSHPRNGADVGGGEVGDVPETPKSTGEHITGESLGNNNRGALGGVGKMGRRVLREGLLRLLKDVIPPLPVSRLKNDPPASVTHIHGNNNRHASVMVCLDSPSGAESRERRRSHLQQKDHEMRQSRLEKKMQHMAEVLRQLQQQETHQRRQDRDRGQERRRRMTKNNMPKQQEHRDPRLSQKSLHKVGRKKLQVAKRQAGLFSSAAAYGRGKPMKKNISVTKKLVFENPPARRAAAAAAAGENLAPQPGPSNAARADETNESFSSTDLPSAFNSLNFSHSMDVNNIINVLDESPIFSA from the exons atggaggaagtcttcgccgtcatgaacttacaacaacaacagccccacgctgccgctgcaactcttcatgctgacgatgttgacgatcagataatgggtcaagccgcattagaagttgaagccatggataacacatcccaagctgaagccgtggataacacatcacatcccagaaacggag cggatgttggtggtggtgaggtgggggatgttccagaaactcccaagtctaccggtgaacacatcacgggcgagtcattgggcaacaacaaccgcggcgcgttgggaggtgttggtaaaatggggcggcgcgtgctgagagaggggcttctgcgacttctgaaggatgtgatacctccattaccagtgtctcgtctgaagaacgacccaccggccagcgtaacgcata tccacggcaacaacaacagacacgcttcggtgatggtgtgtcttgactctccgtcgggcgctgaatcgcgagagcggcggcgaagtcatctgcagcaaaaagatcatgaaatgcgtcaatcacgactggaaaaaaaaatgcagcatatggcggaagtgttgcggcagctccagcagcaggagacgcaccagagacgacaagatcgcgaccggggacaagaacggcggcgaagaatgacaaagaataatatgccgaagcagcaagaacaccgggacccaagactgtctcagaagagcctccacaaagttgggagaaaaaaacttcaggtggccaaacgtcaggcgggtctcttctcctcagcggcggcgtacggtcggggaaaaccaatgaaaaaaaatatctctgtgaccaagaaactcgtctttgaaaacccaccagcgcggcgtgcagcagcagcagcggccgctggagaaaatctcgcgccacaaccgggcccttccaatgcggctcgtgcggacgaaacaaatgaaagcttctcaagcactgaccttccttcagctttcaattctttgaatttttctcatagcatggacgtgaataatattataaatgttcttgatgagagtcctatatttagtgcttag